From one Rhodamnia argentea isolate NSW1041297 chromosome 1, ASM2092103v1, whole genome shotgun sequence genomic stretch:
- the LOC115747084 gene encoding BTB/POZ and TAZ domain-containing protein 4 gives MVGIDRNSDDSSLNARAGPPVAPPLPGPPMTKWARKGVPQGADCCVSTTAIDLWDRLFDEGYKADVRIHTDDGGVVYAHAWIVSMASPVMKGMLKKSKRKGRYQVLSIGGVPHDAVRVFVRFLYSSRYQNQDMAEFIVPLLVLSHSFMVPRLKQICEQQLEQGLLNMENVIDIFQLALLCDAPRLGFISHRMIVKNFKDVSATEGWAAMKQSFPLLEKELLECVIEEDNRTKERIRRKNERKIYLQLYEAMEALVHICRDGCQTIGPHDKVFKKDQPPCSFEACKGLELLIRHFAGCKLRVPGGCIHCKRMWQLLELHSRLCADSNVCRVPLCRNFKDRIKKQNKKDETKWRILARKILRTKTIGVAPFFTSACGC, from the exons ATGGTAGGGATCGACAGAAACAGTGATGATTCATCGCTCAATGCACGGGCTGGTCCCCCAGTGGCACCTCCTTTACCTGGTCCGCCCATGACCAAATGGGCGAGGAAGGGAGTGCCTCAAGGAGCCGATTGCTGCGTCTCAACAACTGCGATCGATCTATGGGACCGACTTTTTGATGAAGGCTATAAAGCAGATGTCCGAATTCACACTGATGATGGTGGTGTCGTCTATGCACATGCTTGGATAGTT AGCATGGCTTCTCCAGTAATGAAAGGCATGCTAAAGAAATCCAAAAGAAAGGGTCGTTATCAAGTATTATCAATCGGTGGAGTTCCTCATGATGCTGTTCGTGTTTTTGTTCGATTCCTGTACTCCTCCCG TTATCAAAACCAAGACATGGCCGAGTTCATCGTGCCTTTACTGGTGCTCTCACACTCGTTCATGGTTCCTCGGCTCAAGCAAATCTGCGAGCAGCAACTCGAGCAAGGTCTACTTAACATGGAGAATGTCATTGACATCTTTCAGCTTGCATTGCTCTGTGATGCTCCTCGTCTTGGCTTCATCTCTCACCGCATGATCGTGAAGAACTTCAAGGATGTGTCAGCCACCGAAGGGTGGGCAGCAATGAAGCAGAGTTTCCCCTTACTAGAAAAAGAGCTACTAGAGTGTGTCATCGAGGAAGACAAT AGAACAAAGGAGAGGATCAGAAGGAAGAATGAGAGGAAGATCTATTTGCAGCTATACGAAGCGATGGAAGCTCTTGTTCATATTTGTAGAGACGGGTGTCAGACGATTGGGCCTCATGACAAAGTCTTCAAGAAGGACCAGCCGCCGTGCAGCTTCGAGGCTTGCAAGGGCTTAGAATTGCTGATCCGCCACTTTGCGGGCTGCAAGTTACGGGTTCCGGGTGGTTGCATCCACTGCAAGCGAATGTGGCAGCTGTTGGAACTGCACTCCCGTCTCTGTGCCGATTCAAATGTTTGCCGAGTCCCCTTGTGTAG GAACTTCAAGGACAGGATcaagaaacagaacaaaaaGGACGAGACCAAGTGGAGAATACTTGCGAGAAAGATCTTGAGGACGAAGACCATCGGGGTAGCGCCGTTTTTCACATCGGCATGTGGGTGCTAG